From the genome of Monomorium pharaonis isolate MP-MQ-018 chromosome 2, ASM1337386v2, whole genome shotgun sequence, one region includes:
- the LOC105837367 gene encoding uncharacterized protein LOC105837367 isoform X2 encodes MSEGADLGARTSGDTITTLGDEGEQRERDATATTPTTPPPLPLPPQPSAAAADTGRRVRFGTGGPPPSPYMWIDGRQLRSALAWTKKWPPRRVSFPLSDSHLVTGYLEPDNPWRHAENVSREDLIFAYKESCARHATEPLQNVLVQLETLDISQERCEELNLKGEVLDQDHIEPIEEILKRVQFNKINLEGTSLNDESSVILFDMLEYYESATHLNISSNPEIGARGWQACSHMIKKTESIEQFEAGDIKFDEQNMNILTRALRVVCHLQVLKLENCGLSGRAIIMLVTALKINTGIRELYLADNGLDLYDAIQLGSLLRMNNQLQLLDISNNNVQDDGVRDILEGLINQVNEDKTGKGLSILILWNNRLTKKSSPYFSRIIALSKTLETLNIGQNMLTDETLSIVNESLKQNRVLLQLGMQSTELTCDGIITLTEIIETNQVLQRIDLRDNSIQMRGMHALVNVMKKNKTITQIDLDDSPRIRIDGPLHQYKEMAAEVRSCCRQNEERRLLEESTEDVESPRHSNRLLNASFRKISLTCQTLPSPSRSAAMLAADESAATRVMLEPKRTSGGRLRSPAPSPIPSPVASPIPSPSRNRFVVCRVSEASLRSAESSVSSSPVTPPSLGSSPSLGSSPSFFPNASGGPSRFRVSVVESAGADHSSPKSVVASSSGSSVTIGFNVRIDVADSDDPDGATKTDTHASPTTSSSTTVSVDTLNVVATSTEMSSNEDIAKNEDRCDVEGTRREEECVHQAESRFWTNNRVTCKSEHDVVTEVEKRLVQKDVIAMPRSERNEDITIREDQSNVTVDFESGATSDMDTEVIEDRPVVHTSTKELQSSVSNISGTSSTRTAESQSWRQQANTSVQKHKSSLEKLLSLFQHPGQFFSDTASAAADTRSTLQENVSGVMALGDRLQQYLKENRTKSSANSSWSSEPGSLLRNRSVRVNVSQLQSLTNIFASFKLEPHASLVEHSTKFFGQAKNQDTSVRENDSDQLAEVEFARIDEKNLSSQEKSQVARNDDSNLIGEKNSKSSLCDQEQNRITKDSEDLINEKTQIVKNDDLFVEENQIERNNEQKSFDRVVKDNEKNLIKEESQTSNDESNLLDQVKNQVVKVNEKDSEEQEKKQVARSIDESFEDQEKIQVVIDDENVQHQGAEDEIASDNEHDLSNREKISTKNNENLDQDNRIARKDEEGTDVQIVNEESVTEDGVCRADQLHIKSDDQNLNFSNRLLPESVQSKDDFVDNLVLDGGYVESAISSPASKSTVCVTVGLTDVTRYSALDLSKTDSTGCNDDFIISDYAQDSERIERNVKCSKRDNLENLERDGVKTLETNNDTECLEYNDAIGGADALMAWICDTTTDSINQTSDNSFPICNVEYDRKTVSSLSTMRALSTINMDGDIGAIRCTSDNCGTSSMSVDDHVGTLLEDVDSGNRLSEEVTSSMCCVIDQDNRQCESTKREEEEEKEENNPVEVLNDDDDDNDDACRDSADYKSTSVNIKVESRESVTNSGNWETFEEHHEKQPSFMPNNVDVHRTTPKDAAETKAQTPEDTVDDCGRRTIDPTILVTPYEMSANQDKSDAEDFLFCMTDVSTDGTSVEDELSPSVPSRSSPNDGTIKTAESYFELSASRTTSSTSTLLIENPENVHRNSQDSGIEETALTTLDDAVVSTVDAHPLPPPRSSLQESVDSGIESECSSICVRMEPAASERTPLEVVVVPKRPSRNNDNGVGDDNVEYGEFTSDFLARKAQLVVDNDSMNDDVTHSYLNSNKCTSVVSTVRPVADEDVAHSPATVHGTSPK; translated from the exons CTGAAAATGTGAGTCGCGAGGACTTAATCTTTGCATACAAGGAGTCTTGCGCACGTCACGCCACCGAACCCTtgcaaaatgttttagttCAACTTgag ACTTTGGATATATCTCAAGAACGCTGTGAAGAACTGAATTTGAAGGGAGAAGTCTTGGATCAGGATCATATTGAACCGATTGAAGAAATACTGAAGAGAGtacagtttaataaaattaatttagaaggAACTTCTCTAAATGACGAG agttccgtgatattatttgatatgCTGGAGTATTATGAGTCTGCAACACATTTAAATATCTCATCTAATCCAGAAATCGGAGCACGCGGCTGGCAAGCATGCTCACATATGATTAAGAAG ACTGAAAGTATAGAGCAGTTCGAAGCGGGGGATATAAAGTTTGATGaacaaaatatgaatattctgACTCGTGCACTACGAGTAGTTTGCCATCTCCAAGTCCTTAAATTGGAGAATTGTGGACTATCAGGCAGAGCAATTATCATGCTTG TTACAGccctaaaaataaataccgGTATACGGGAACTATATTTAGCCGATAACGGGCTTGACTTATACGACGCTATACAGCTTGGATCTCTTCTAAGGATGAACAATCAGTTGCAATTGCTCGATATTAG TAATAATAACGTCCAGGACGACGGAGTACGAGATATATTGGAGGGCTTGATCAATCAAGTAAATGAGGACAAAACTGGCAAGGGACTTAGCATTCTGATATTATGGAATAATCGTCTGACCAAGAAATCATCACCTTATTTCTCGAGGATTATA gCATTATCGAAAACATTGGAGACTTTGAATATCGGCCAGAACATGCTGACAGATGAGACACTGAGCATCGTTAATGAGTCATTGAAGCAAAATCGTGTTCTCCTACAATTGGGCATGCAATCTACGGAGCTCACATGCGATGGAATAATCACGCTCACTGAGATAATAGAGACGAATCAAGTTTTGCAG aggaTAGATTTACGGGATAATAGTATACAAATGCGCGGAATGCACGCTCTCGTGAATGTTATGAAGAAGAACAAGACCATTACGCAGATTGATTTAGATGACAGTCCTCGAATAAGAATA GATGGTCCCTTGCACCAGTATAAAGAAATGGCTGCGGAAGTTCGTAGTTGCTGCAGGCAGAACGAGGAACGCCGTCTGCTAGAGGAGTCCACCGAGGACGTTGAGAGCCCGCGGCATTCGAACCGGCTGCTGAACGCGAGCTTTCGTAAGATCTCGCTTACCTGTCAGACACTGCCAAGCCCATCGCGATCGGCAGCGATGTTAGCCGCCGACGAGTCGGCGGCGACGCGCGTCATGCTGGAGCCAAAGCGCACCAGCGGAGGCCGTCTGCGCTCCCCGGCTCCCAGTCCCATCCCCTCGCCCGTGGCCAGTCCAATCCCAAGCCCGTCCCGGAATCGCTTCGTCGTGTGTCGAGTGTCGGAGGCGTCGTTGCGCTCCGCTGAATCCTCGGTGTCCTCCTCACCAGTCACTCCGCCGTCTCTCGGTTCCTCCCCGTCCCTTGGCTCTTCCCCATCTTTTTTCCCCAATGCGAGCGGCGGCCCGTCGCGGTTTCGCGTGTCGGTCGTCGAGTCGGCGGGCGCCGACCACTCGTCGCCAAAATCGGTCGTCGCCTCCTCCAGCGGCAGCTCGGTCACAATTGGTTTTAACGTCAGAATCGACGTAGCCGACTCCGACGATCCCGACGGCGCGACCAAGACAGACACGCACGCGTCGCCTACCACTAGCAGTAGCACCACCGTGTCCGTAGATACTCTTAACGTAGTTGCGACATCAACAGAAATGTCTTCAAACGAAGACATTGCCAAAAACGAAGATCGTTGTGACGTTGAAGGAACGAGAAGGGAGGAGGAATGTGTACATCAAGCTGAATCGCGATTCTGGACGAATAATAGAGTGACGTGTAAAAGTGAACACGATGTAGTGACGGAGGTCGAAAAGCGATTAGTTCAAAAGGACGTAATTGCGATGCCGCGGTCTGAAAGAAACGAGGATATCACGATTCGTGAGGATCAGAGCAACGTTACCGTAGATTTCGAGAGCGGCGCGACGTCCGACATGGATACCGAGGTGATTGAGGATCGTCCCGTCGTGCATACGAGTACAAAGGAACTACAG TCTTCCGTGAGCAATATCTCGGGAACGTCCTCGACTCGCACGGCAGAGTCACAGAGTTGGCGGCAACAGGCGAACACGTCGGTGCAGAAGCACAAGTCCAGCCTGGAGAAGCTTCTGTCTTTATTCCAGCATCCCGGCCAATTTTTCTCGGACACCGCAAGCGCTGCCGCGGACACAAGAAGCACTTTACAGGAGAACGTGAGTGGCGTGATGGCACTGGGCGACAGGTTGCAGCAGTATCTGAAAGAGAACCGAACCAAGAGCAGTGCCAACAGCTCATGGTCTTCGGAACCTGGATCTCTGTTGAGAAACAGATCGGTGAGAGTAAACGTATCGCAGTTACAGAGCTTGACTAATATATTTGCGTCTTTCAAGCTCGAACCTCATGCGAGTCTCGTCGAGCATAGCACTAAGTTCTTCGGTCAGGCGAAGAATCAAGACACGAGTGTTAGAGAGAACGATTCAGATCAATTGGCAGAAGTCGAGTTTGCGAGAATCGACGAAAAGAATTTGTCCAGTCAGGAAAAGAGTCAGGTTGCGAGAAACGATGACAGCAATTTGATCGGGGAGAAGAACAGCAAGAGTAGTTTATGTGATCAGGAGCAAAATCGAATTACGAAGGACAGTGAGGATTTAATCAATGAAAAGACTCAGATTGTCAAGAATGACGATTTATTTGTTGAAGAAAATCAGATAGAAAGAAATAACGAGCAGAAATCATTTGATCGGGTTGTTAAAGATAATGAGAAGAATTTGATCAAGGAAGAGAGTCAAACTTCAAATGATGAGAGTAATTTATTGGATCAAGTAAAAAATCAAGTTGTGAAAGTTAACGAAAAGGATTCAGAAGAGCAAGAGAAGAAACAAGTTGCTAGAAGCATCGATGAGAGTTTCGAAGATCAGGAGAAGATTCAGGTTGTTATTGACGACGAAAATGTACAACATCAGGGAGCAGAAGATGAGATCGCAAGTGACAACGAGCACGATCTAAGCAATCGGGAGAAGATATCTACGAAAAATAACGAGAACTTGGATCAAGACAACAGGATCGCGAGAAAGGACGAAGAAGGTACGGACGTGCAAATTGTTAATGAGGAGAGTGTTACGGAGGACGGTGTGTGTCGCGCGGATCagttacatataaaatctgaCGATCAGAACCTGAACTTTAGTAATCGACTGTTACCTGAAAGTGTGCAATCAAAGGACGATTTTGTTGATAATTTAGTATTAGATGGCGGCTATGTCGAGTCGGCGATTTCGTCACCGGCGAGCAAATCCACTGTGTGTGTAACTGTAGGGTTAACGGACGTAACCAGATATTCTGCTTTAGATTTAAGCAAGACCGACAGTACAGGGTGTAAcgatgattttattattagtgacTACGCGCAGGATTCAGAACGTATAGAGCGTAACGTTAAATGTTCGAAACGCGACAATCTGGAGAATTTAGAACGTGACGGAGTGAAAACTTTAGAGACTAATAACGATACGGAGTGTTTAGAATATAATGACGCGATTGGGGGAGCGGATGCCTTAATGGCGTGGATATGTGATACAACCACGGACAGTATTAATCAGACTAGTGATAATAGTTTTCCGATTTGTAACGTAGAGTACGATAGGAAAACCGTAAGTAGCTTAAGTACTATGAGAGCGTTGTCGACGATAAACATGGACGGCGACATCGGTGCGATTAGATGTACGTCGGACAACTGCGGGACGTCGTCGATGTCGGTGGACGATCACGTTGGAACATTGTTGGAGGATGTTGACTCGGGCAACCGCTTAAGCGAGGAAGTTACCAGCAGCATGTGCTGCGTTATTGACCAAGACAATCGTCAATGCGAGTCTAcgaagagagaggaggaggaagagaaggaagagaACAACCCGGTGGAAGTTCtcaatgatgatgatgatgataatgatgatgcTTGCCGCGACTCCGCTGACTATAAAAGTAcaagtgtaaatattaaagtagaaTCACGTGAATCGGTGACGAATTCGGGGAACTGGGAGACGTTCGAGGAGCATCACGAGAAACAGCCTTCTTTCATGCCAAATAATGTTGATGTACATCGAACTACTCCTAAAGACGCGGCCGAGACCAAGGCCCAGACACCGGAAGACACCGTCGACGATTGCGGCAGGCGGACCATTGATCCGACCATCCTCGTCACGCCGTACGAAATGTCCGCGAATCAGGACAAGTCCGACGCGGAGGATTTCCTCTTTTGCATGACGGACGTCTCCACGGACGGCACTTCTGTAGAGGACGAATTGTCACCGAGTGTTCCGTCGAGGAGCTCACCGAACGACGGGACGATCAAAACAGCGGAGTCGTACTTCGAGCTGTCTGCCTCGAGGACAACGTCATCGACGAGCACGCTGCTGATTGAGAATCCTGAGAACGTGCACAGGAACAGCCAGGACTCTGGTATCGAGGAAACCGCCCTGACAACACTCGACGATGCCGTCGTCAGTACGGTGGACGCGCATCCGTTGCCACCGCCACGCAGCAGCCTCCAGGAGAGCGTGGACTCCGGGATCGAGTCGGAATGCTCGTCGATATGTGTCAGAATGGAACCCGCCGCATCTGAACGGACGCCGCTGGAGGTCGTCGTTGTTCCGAAGAGGCCCTCGCGCAACAATGACAACGGCGTGGGCGACGACAACGTTGAGTACGGGGAGTTCACATCGGATTTTCTTGCGAGGAAAGCGCAACTGGTGGTAGATAACGACAGCATGAACGACGATGTCACGCACTCGTACCTTAACAGCAACAAGTGCACGTCGGTTGTCAGTACGGTACGGCCCGTCGCCGACGAAGACGTCGCGCACTCTCCCGCAACCGTGCACGGCACCAG tcCGAAATAA
- the LOC105837367 gene encoding uncharacterized protein LOC105837367 isoform X1 — MSEGADLGARTSGDTITTLGDEGEQRERDATATTPTTPPPLPLPPQPSAAAADTGRRVRFGTGGPPPSPYMWIDGRQLRSALAWTKKWPPRRVSFPLSDSHLVTGYLEPDNPWRHAENVSREDLIFAYKESCARHATEPLQNVLVQLETLDISQERCEELNLKGEVLDQDHIEPIEEILKRVQFNKINLEGTSLNDESSVILFDMLEYYESATHLNISSNPEIGARGWQACSHMIKKTESIEQFEAGDIKFDEQNMNILTRALRVVCHLQVLKLENCGLSGRAIIMLVTALKINTGIRELYLADNGLDLYDAIQLGSLLRMNNQLQLLDISNNNVQDDGVRDILEGLINQVNEDKTGKGLSILILWNNRLTKKSSPYFSRIIALSKTLETLNIGQNMLTDETLSIVNESLKQNRVLLQLGMQSTELTCDGIITLTEIIETNQVLQRIDLRDNSIQMRGMHALVNVMKKNKTITQIDLDDSPRIRIDGPLHQYKEMAAEVRSCCRQNEERRLLEESTEDVESPRHSNRLLNASFRKISLTCQTLPSPSRSAAMLAADESAATRVMLEPKRTSGGRLRSPAPSPIPSPVASPIPSPSRNRFVVCRVSEASLRSAESSVSSSPVTPPSLGSSPSLGSSPSFFPNASGGPSRFRVSVVESAGADHSSPKSVVASSSGSSVTIGFNVRIDVADSDDPDGATKTDTHASPTTSSSTTVSVDTLNVVATSTEMSSNEDIAKNEDRCDVEGTRREEECVHQAESRFWTNNRVTCKSEHDVVTEVEKRLVQKDVIAMPRSERNEDITIREDQSNVTVDFESGATSDMDTEVIEDRPVVHTSTKELQVPVYPSEDTASKTSVIEDKALLKSLSSNDTSEMRVNRTTSEGLSTCVLQSSVSNISGTSSTRTAESQSWRQQANTSVQKHKSSLEKLLSLFQHPGQFFSDTASAAADTRSTLQENVSGVMALGDRLQQYLKENRTKSSANSSWSSEPGSLLRNRSVRVNVSQLQSLTNIFASFKLEPHASLVEHSTKFFGQAKNQDTSVRENDSDQLAEVEFARIDEKNLSSQEKSQVARNDDSNLIGEKNSKSSLCDQEQNRITKDSEDLINEKTQIVKNDDLFVEENQIERNNEQKSFDRVVKDNEKNLIKEESQTSNDESNLLDQVKNQVVKVNEKDSEEQEKKQVARSIDESFEDQEKIQVVIDDENVQHQGAEDEIASDNEHDLSNREKISTKNNENLDQDNRIARKDEEGTDVQIVNEESVTEDGVCRADQLHIKSDDQNLNFSNRLLPESVQSKDDFVDNLVLDGGYVESAISSPASKSTVCVTVGLTDVTRYSALDLSKTDSTGCNDDFIISDYAQDSERIERNVKCSKRDNLENLERDGVKTLETNNDTECLEYNDAIGGADALMAWICDTTTDSINQTSDNSFPICNVEYDRKTVSSLSTMRALSTINMDGDIGAIRCTSDNCGTSSMSVDDHVGTLLEDVDSGNRLSEEVTSSMCCVIDQDNRQCESTKREEEEEKEENNPVEVLNDDDDDNDDACRDSADYKSTSVNIKVESRESVTNSGNWETFEEHHEKQPSFMPNNVDVHRTTPKDAAETKAQTPEDTVDDCGRRTIDPTILVTPYEMSANQDKSDAEDFLFCMTDVSTDGTSVEDELSPSVPSRSSPNDGTIKTAESYFELSASRTTSSTSTLLIENPENVHRNSQDSGIEETALTTLDDAVVSTVDAHPLPPPRSSLQESVDSGIESECSSICVRMEPAASERTPLEVVVVPKRPSRNNDNGVGDDNVEYGEFTSDFLARKAQLVVDNDSMNDDVTHSYLNSNKCTSVVSTVRPVADEDVAHSPATVHGTSPK, encoded by the exons CTGAAAATGTGAGTCGCGAGGACTTAATCTTTGCATACAAGGAGTCTTGCGCACGTCACGCCACCGAACCCTtgcaaaatgttttagttCAACTTgag ACTTTGGATATATCTCAAGAACGCTGTGAAGAACTGAATTTGAAGGGAGAAGTCTTGGATCAGGATCATATTGAACCGATTGAAGAAATACTGAAGAGAGtacagtttaataaaattaatttagaaggAACTTCTCTAAATGACGAG agttccgtgatattatttgatatgCTGGAGTATTATGAGTCTGCAACACATTTAAATATCTCATCTAATCCAGAAATCGGAGCACGCGGCTGGCAAGCATGCTCACATATGATTAAGAAG ACTGAAAGTATAGAGCAGTTCGAAGCGGGGGATATAAAGTTTGATGaacaaaatatgaatattctgACTCGTGCACTACGAGTAGTTTGCCATCTCCAAGTCCTTAAATTGGAGAATTGTGGACTATCAGGCAGAGCAATTATCATGCTTG TTACAGccctaaaaataaataccgGTATACGGGAACTATATTTAGCCGATAACGGGCTTGACTTATACGACGCTATACAGCTTGGATCTCTTCTAAGGATGAACAATCAGTTGCAATTGCTCGATATTAG TAATAATAACGTCCAGGACGACGGAGTACGAGATATATTGGAGGGCTTGATCAATCAAGTAAATGAGGACAAAACTGGCAAGGGACTTAGCATTCTGATATTATGGAATAATCGTCTGACCAAGAAATCATCACCTTATTTCTCGAGGATTATA gCATTATCGAAAACATTGGAGACTTTGAATATCGGCCAGAACATGCTGACAGATGAGACACTGAGCATCGTTAATGAGTCATTGAAGCAAAATCGTGTTCTCCTACAATTGGGCATGCAATCTACGGAGCTCACATGCGATGGAATAATCACGCTCACTGAGATAATAGAGACGAATCAAGTTTTGCAG aggaTAGATTTACGGGATAATAGTATACAAATGCGCGGAATGCACGCTCTCGTGAATGTTATGAAGAAGAACAAGACCATTACGCAGATTGATTTAGATGACAGTCCTCGAATAAGAATA GATGGTCCCTTGCACCAGTATAAAGAAATGGCTGCGGAAGTTCGTAGTTGCTGCAGGCAGAACGAGGAACGCCGTCTGCTAGAGGAGTCCACCGAGGACGTTGAGAGCCCGCGGCATTCGAACCGGCTGCTGAACGCGAGCTTTCGTAAGATCTCGCTTACCTGTCAGACACTGCCAAGCCCATCGCGATCGGCAGCGATGTTAGCCGCCGACGAGTCGGCGGCGACGCGCGTCATGCTGGAGCCAAAGCGCACCAGCGGAGGCCGTCTGCGCTCCCCGGCTCCCAGTCCCATCCCCTCGCCCGTGGCCAGTCCAATCCCAAGCCCGTCCCGGAATCGCTTCGTCGTGTGTCGAGTGTCGGAGGCGTCGTTGCGCTCCGCTGAATCCTCGGTGTCCTCCTCACCAGTCACTCCGCCGTCTCTCGGTTCCTCCCCGTCCCTTGGCTCTTCCCCATCTTTTTTCCCCAATGCGAGCGGCGGCCCGTCGCGGTTTCGCGTGTCGGTCGTCGAGTCGGCGGGCGCCGACCACTCGTCGCCAAAATCGGTCGTCGCCTCCTCCAGCGGCAGCTCGGTCACAATTGGTTTTAACGTCAGAATCGACGTAGCCGACTCCGACGATCCCGACGGCGCGACCAAGACAGACACGCACGCGTCGCCTACCACTAGCAGTAGCACCACCGTGTCCGTAGATACTCTTAACGTAGTTGCGACATCAACAGAAATGTCTTCAAACGAAGACATTGCCAAAAACGAAGATCGTTGTGACGTTGAAGGAACGAGAAGGGAGGAGGAATGTGTACATCAAGCTGAATCGCGATTCTGGACGAATAATAGAGTGACGTGTAAAAGTGAACACGATGTAGTGACGGAGGTCGAAAAGCGATTAGTTCAAAAGGACGTAATTGCGATGCCGCGGTCTGAAAGAAACGAGGATATCACGATTCGTGAGGATCAGAGCAACGTTACCGTAGATTTCGAGAGCGGCGCGACGTCCGACATGGATACCGAGGTGATTGAGGATCGTCCCGTCGTGCATACGAGTACAAAGGAACTACAGGTACCTGTGTATCCGAGTGAGGATACAGCTTCGAAAACTAGTGTAATCGAGGATAAAGCCCTGCTAAAATCTTTATCTTCGAATGACACTTCGGAAATGCGCGTGAATCGAACGACTTCGGAAGGATTGTCCACTTGTGTTTTACAGTCTTCCGTGAGCAATATCTCGGGAACGTCCTCGACTCGCACGGCAGAGTCACAGAGTTGGCGGCAACAGGCGAACACGTCGGTGCAGAAGCACAAGTCCAGCCTGGAGAAGCTTCTGTCTTTATTCCAGCATCCCGGCCAATTTTTCTCGGACACCGCAAGCGCTGCCGCGGACACAAGAAGCACTTTACAGGAGAACGTGAGTGGCGTGATGGCACTGGGCGACAGGTTGCAGCAGTATCTGAAAGAGAACCGAACCAAGAGCAGTGCCAACAGCTCATGGTCTTCGGAACCTGGATCTCTGTTGAGAAACAGATCGGTGAGAGTAAACGTATCGCAGTTACAGAGCTTGACTAATATATTTGCGTCTTTCAAGCTCGAACCTCATGCGAGTCTCGTCGAGCATAGCACTAAGTTCTTCGGTCAGGCGAAGAATCAAGACACGAGTGTTAGAGAGAACGATTCAGATCAATTGGCAGAAGTCGAGTTTGCGAGAATCGACGAAAAGAATTTGTCCAGTCAGGAAAAGAGTCAGGTTGCGAGAAACGATGACAGCAATTTGATCGGGGAGAAGAACAGCAAGAGTAGTTTATGTGATCAGGAGCAAAATCGAATTACGAAGGACAGTGAGGATTTAATCAATGAAAAGACTCAGATTGTCAAGAATGACGATTTATTTGTTGAAGAAAATCAGATAGAAAGAAATAACGAGCAGAAATCATTTGATCGGGTTGTTAAAGATAATGAGAAGAATTTGATCAAGGAAGAGAGTCAAACTTCAAATGATGAGAGTAATTTATTGGATCAAGTAAAAAATCAAGTTGTGAAAGTTAACGAAAAGGATTCAGAAGAGCAAGAGAAGAAACAAGTTGCTAGAAGCATCGATGAGAGTTTCGAAGATCAGGAGAAGATTCAGGTTGTTATTGACGACGAAAATGTACAACATCAGGGAGCAGAAGATGAGATCGCAAGTGACAACGAGCACGATCTAAGCAATCGGGAGAAGATATCTACGAAAAATAACGAGAACTTGGATCAAGACAACAGGATCGCGAGAAAGGACGAAGAAGGTACGGACGTGCAAATTGTTAATGAGGAGAGTGTTACGGAGGACGGTGTGTGTCGCGCGGATCagttacatataaaatctgaCGATCAGAACCTGAACTTTAGTAATCGACTGTTACCTGAAAGTGTGCAATCAAAGGACGATTTTGTTGATAATTTAGTATTAGATGGCGGCTATGTCGAGTCGGCGATTTCGTCACCGGCGAGCAAATCCACTGTGTGTGTAACTGTAGGGTTAACGGACGTAACCAGATATTCTGCTTTAGATTTAAGCAAGACCGACAGTACAGGGTGTAAcgatgattttattattagtgacTACGCGCAGGATTCAGAACGTATAGAGCGTAACGTTAAATGTTCGAAACGCGACAATCTGGAGAATTTAGAACGTGACGGAGTGAAAACTTTAGAGACTAATAACGATACGGAGTGTTTAGAATATAATGACGCGATTGGGGGAGCGGATGCCTTAATGGCGTGGATATGTGATACAACCACGGACAGTATTAATCAGACTAGTGATAATAGTTTTCCGATTTGTAACGTAGAGTACGATAGGAAAACCGTAAGTAGCTTAAGTACTATGAGAGCGTTGTCGACGATAAACATGGACGGCGACATCGGTGCGATTAGATGTACGTCGGACAACTGCGGGACGTCGTCGATGTCGGTGGACGATCACGTTGGAACATTGTTGGAGGATGTTGACTCGGGCAACCGCTTAAGCGAGGAAGTTACCAGCAGCATGTGCTGCGTTATTGACCAAGACAATCGTCAATGCGAGTCTAcgaagagagaggaggaggaagagaaggaagagaACAACCCGGTGGAAGTTCtcaatgatgatgatgatgataatgatgatgcTTGCCGCGACTCCGCTGACTATAAAAGTAcaagtgtaaatattaaagtagaaTCACGTGAATCGGTGACGAATTCGGGGAACTGGGAGACGTTCGAGGAGCATCACGAGAAACAGCCTTCTTTCATGCCAAATAATGTTGATGTACATCGAACTACTCCTAAAGACGCGGCCGAGACCAAGGCCCAGACACCGGAAGACACCGTCGACGATTGCGGCAGGCGGACCATTGATCCGACCATCCTCGTCACGCCGTACGAAATGTCCGCGAATCAGGACAAGTCCGACGCGGAGGATTTCCTCTTTTGCATGACGGACGTCTCCACGGACGGCACTTCTGTAGAGGACGAATTGTCACCGAGTGTTCCGTCGAGGAGCTCACCGAACGACGGGACGATCAAAACAGCGGAGTCGTACTTCGAGCTGTCTGCCTCGAGGACAACGTCATCGACGAGCACGCTGCTGATTGAGAATCCTGAGAACGTGCACAGGAACAGCCAGGACTCTGGTATCGAGGAAACCGCCCTGACAACACTCGACGATGCCGTCGTCAGTACGGTGGACGCGCATCCGTTGCCACCGCCACGCAGCAGCCTCCAGGAGAGCGTGGACTCCGGGATCGAGTCGGAATGCTCGTCGATATGTGTCAGAATGGAACCCGCCGCATCTGAACGGACGCCGCTGGAGGTCGTCGTTGTTCCGAAGAGGCCCTCGCGCAACAATGACAACGGCGTGGGCGACGACAACGTTGAGTACGGGGAGTTCACATCGGATTTTCTTGCGAGGAAAGCGCAACTGGTGGTAGATAACGACAGCATGAACGACGATGTCACGCACTCGTACCTTAACAGCAACAAGTGCACGTCGGTTGTCAGTACGGTACGGCCCGTCGCCGACGAAGACGTCGCGCACTCTCCCGCAACCGTGCACGGCACCAG tcCGAAATAA